Proteins from one Setaria italica strain Yugu1 chromosome V, Setaria_italica_v2.0, whole genome shotgun sequence genomic window:
- the LOC101785527 gene encoding LEAF RUST 10 DISEASE-RESISTANCE LOCUS RECEPTOR-LIKE PROTEIN KINASE-like 1.2 — protein MQPAVLLVLLPLLPLSSLLRLGMATADTNTTGGSCAPARCGDLNITYPFWLVGVQPLYCGFPAFGLTCNGDRRAYLSRTFRENLYRVDSIIYDNRSLVVAVETTFSGDETCSIPDFNVSSGLALFPINISRTNKNLTFIYNCLVPRPAELPQLCGNRTMGAYFSERHEVPTNCSFVSVPVREFQETEEPARDYVQLIHDGFLLEWPPTEDCDACKRNGGECRLFERLSFQCFCPDGHCTDSSATSRGTRGIIKIGAGIAAALVFLIILAALSLVMTLHKRRKRKRSASLAGLIRDGTPLASLRKEFSMTGSPRTHIFTYEELDEATDGFSDELELGVGGFGTVYRGTLRDGGVVAVKRLYKNSYKSVEHFQNEVEILSRLRHPNLVTLYGCTSPRSSQDLLLVYEFVPNGTLADHLHGARASPPLHWPVRLAVAVETASALEYLHAVEPRQVVHRDVKTNNILLDEAFHVKVADFGLSRLFPAHATHVSTAPQGTPGYVDPMYHQCYQLTDKSDVYSFGVVLVELISSKPAVDMNRAGADVNLANLAVNMIQCYEIDRLVDPRLGYRTDAETRRTVDIVAEVAFRCLQPEQDVRPPISEVLETLREAQKTGQDGCAKVKDDVEMLKKSRDGSPDSVMYQWKSPSTTAHNSS, from the exons ATGCAGCCCGCCGTGCTGCTGGTGTTGCTGCCGCTGCTCCCCCTCTCCTCCTTGCTGCGCTTAGGTATGGCCACCGCCGACACCAACACGACCGGCGGGAGCTGCGCGCCGGCGAGATGTGGGGACCTGAATATCACGTACCCGTTCTGGCTCGTCGGTGTGCAGCCGCTGTACTGCGGTTTCCCGGCCTTTGGGCTGACATGCAACGGTGACCGCCGTGCCTACCTCAGCAGGACGTTCCGGGAGAACCTGTACCGAGTCGACAGCATCATCTACGACAACAGATCGCTGGTGGTGGCCGTCGAGACCACCTTCTCCGGCGACGAGACTTGCTCCATCCCGGACTTCAACGTGTCCTCCGGCCTCGCCCTCTTCCCGATCAACATCAGCCGCACGAACAAGAACCTCACTTTCATCTACAACTGCTTGGTTCCTCGTCCCGCAGAGCTGCCACAGCTGTGTGGTAATCGCACGATGGGAGCTTATTTCTCTGAGAGGCATGAGGTTCCGACGAACTGCAGTTTTGTGAGCGTTCCGGTACGTGAGTTCCAAGAGACGGAGGAGCCAGCCCGTGACTATGTGCAATTGATCCACGACGGGTTCCTCTTGGAGTGGCCGCCGACGGAAGACTGCGATGCGTGCAAACGAAACGGTGGGGAGTGCAGGTTGTTCGAGCGGCTTTCGTTCCAGTGCTTCTGCCCCGACGGCCACTGCACCGATTCCTCGGCTACGTCTCGAG GTACTCGAGGAATAATCAAAATCGGGGCAG GAATTGCAGCAGCCCTTGTGTTCCTGATCATACTGGCCGCTCTGTCCCTCGTGATGACGCTGCACAAACGAAGGAAGCGGAAACGATCTGCTTCACTGGCCGGCCTCATCCGTGACGGGACGCCATTGGCATCGCTCAGGAAGGAGTTCAGCATGACCGGCTCGCCGCGCACGCACATCTTCACCTACGAGGAGCTCGACGAGGCCACCGACGGCTTCAGCGACGAACTCgagctcggcgtcggcggcttCGGCACGGTGTACAGAGGGACTCTGCGCGACGGTGGCGTGGTGGCGGTGAAGCGTCTGTACAAGAACAGCTACAAGAGCGTGGAGCATTTCCAGAACGAGGTGGAGATCCTGTCGCGGCTGCGCCACCCAAACCTCGTCACCCTCTACGGCTGCACCTCGCCGCGGAGCAGCCAGGACCTGCTCCTCGTCTACGAGTTCGTCCCCAACGGCACGCTCGCCGACCACCTCCACGGCgcgcgcgcctcgccgccgctccacTGGCCcgtccgcctcgccgtcgccgtcgagacGGCTAGCGCGCTGGAGTACCTCCACGCCGTCGAGCCGCGGCAGGTGGTGCACCGCGACGTCAAGACCAacaacatcctcctcgacgagGCGTTCCACGTGAAGGTGGCCGACTTCGGGCTCTCCCGGCTGTTCCCGGCGCACGCCACGCACGTGTCCACGGCGCCGCAGGGCACGCCCGGGTACGTCGACCCCATGTACCACCAGTGCTACCAGCTCACCGACAAGAGCGACgtctacagcttcggcgtcgtgCTCGTGGAGCTCATCTCCTCCAAGCCGGCGGTGGACATGAACCGGGCCGGCGCCGACGTGAACCTGGCCAACCTGGCCGTGAACATGATCCAGTGCTACGAGATCGACCGGCTGGTGGACCCGCGGCTCGGGTACCGGACGGACGCCGAGACGAGGAGGACCGTCGACATCGTCGCCGAGGTGGCGTTCCGGTGCCTGCAGCCGGAGCAGGACGTCAGGCCGCCCATCAGTGAGGTCCTGGAGACGCTGAGAGAGGCGCAGAAGACGGGGCAAGATGGCTGTGCCAAGGTCAAGGATGACGTCGAGATGCTGAAGAAGAGCAGGGATGGCTCGCCGGACTCCGTCATGTACCAGTGGAAGAGCCCATCCACGACTGCCCATAACAGCAGTTGA
- the LOC101786350 gene encoding LEAF RUST 10 DISEASE-RESISTANCE LOCUS RECEPTOR-LIKE PROTEIN KINASE-like 2.4, translated as MLNHRLLAILLRLFSHNPSTAAPLSSSLELSKLRCSSLLEFVETLLSCQALMDPSFASPVWAVWSLILMLAASATAAPANVQGGDCSANIRCGNLNISKPFGIVPDQATEPNCGSLGFQVICKNHTPYLGYYHPNKNIPDYYQLQILDIFYGNGSLLVADMEKLEDLRNLTHEDCQQYRFPTANTSSKIALPFSIDPIVNQNLILYNCTKPPAPAAAAAEGLAERSCGNNTLYARVGDERGNSSSDDFIMEGCTAIFVPVRGGYGKASASNYAQLLSDGFLLTWQLTPQPLQLPPPHPPLQPRAGSRNGTGRKIILIVLMTVAASLLLPCIYVLVWHRKRGKLHFFLCEKTSRNTERNIEALLVLHGSLAPKRYKYSEVTKITSSFDNKLGEGGYGAVFKGRLDDGRLVAVKFLHNSKGEGEEFVNEVMSIGRTSHVNIVNLFGFCLEGSKRALIYEFMPNGSLDKFIYSENPKAVLGWDKLYTIAIGIARGLEYLHHNCNTRIIHFDIKPQNILLDEDFHPKVADFGLAKLCHTKESKLSMTGARGTVGFIAPEVHSRTFGVVSTKSDVYSYGMMLLEMVGGRKNVKSVAQKSSEKYFPHWIYDHFRQGDGLQACEVSSEDEGIAKKMSVIGLWCIQILPMHRPTIAKVLEMFERGLDDLDMPPRQNFSQILEDPS; from the exons ATGCTCAATCATAGGCTGCTCGCAATTCTCTTGCGCCTTTTCTCACACAACCCCAGCACGGCAGCACCCCTTTCTTCTTCACTGGAACTGTCGAAGCTTCGCTGTTCTTCTCTCTTGGAGTTCGTCGAAACCTTGCTCAGTTGCCAGGCTCTGATGGATCCCAGCTTCGCCTCCCCCGTCTGGGCGGTGTGGTCGTTGATACTGATGCTGGCAGCATCAGCGACGGCGGCACCGGCCAACGTGCAAGGAGGAGATTGCTCGGCCAATATAAGATGCGGCAATCTGAACATCTCCAAGCCATTCGGGATCGTTCCAGATCAAGCAACGGAGCCCAACTGTGGTTCGCTTGGTTTCCAGGTCATTTGCAAGAACCACACTCCGTACCTCGGGTACTACCACCCGAACAAGAACATTCCTGACTACTACCAGCTCCAGATCCTGGACATCTTCTACGGCAACGGATCCTTGCTTGTCGCGGATATGGAGAAGCTTGAGGACTTGAGAAACCTGACCCATGAAGACTGCCAACAATACAGATTCCCTACAGCTAACACCTCATCGAAGATAGCTCTCCCGTTCTCGATCGACCCCATCGTCAATCAGAACCTCATCCTCTACAACTGCAccaagccgccggcgccggcagcggcagcggccgaGGGGCTTGCGGAGAGGAGTTGCGGAAACAACACGCTTTATGCTCGCGTCGGAGACGAGCGGGGCAACTCCAGCAGCGATGACTTTATTATGGAGGGCTGCACTGCCATCTTCGTGCCGGTGCGTGGGGGATATGGCAAGGCGAGCGCGAGCAACTACGCGCAACTCCTCAGCGACGGCTTCCTCCTGACATGGCAGCTGACACCGCAACCGTTGCAGCTGCCACCGCCACACCCACCGTTGCAACCGCGAGCAG GTAGTAGAAATGGAACTGGAAGGAAGATAATACTAATAG TTTTGATGACAGTAGCTGCAAGCTTGCTCCTACCATGTATATATGTGCTTGTATGGCATAGAAAGAGAGGAAAGCTACATTTTTTCCTATGTGAAAAGACTAGCAGAAACACTGAAAGGAACATTGAGGCCCTACTAGTATTGCATGGATCCCTAGCTCCGAAAAGATACAAGTACTCAGAAGTAACAAAGATAACATCTTCCTTTGATAATAAGCTTGGGGAAGGTGGTTATGGTGCGGTTTTCAAAGGAAGGCTAGATGATGGTCGTCTAGTGGCTGTGAAATTCTTGCACAACTccaaaggagaaggagaggagtttGTTAACGAGGTTATGAGCATTGGCAGGACCTCTCATGTTAATATTGTTAACTTATTTGGGTTTTGTTTGGAAGGCTCAAAGCGGGCCCTAATATATGAGTTCATGCCCAATGGTTCTTTGGATAAGTTCATATACTCAGAGAATCCTAAAGCAGTTTTAGGATGGGATAAGCTCTATACAATAGCGATTGGAATTGCTCGAGGATTGGAATACTTGCATCACAATTGTAATACACGCATTATCCATTTTGATATCAAGCCTCAAAATATCCTTCTAGATGAGGATTTTCACCCAAAGGTTGCTGATTTCGGTTTGGCCAAATTGTGCCATACCAAGGAGAGCAAGCTTTCTATGACTGGTGCTAGAGGGACAGTTGGTTTTATTGCTCCTGAAGTGCACTCTCGAACCTTTGGAGTTGTTTCAACAAAATCAGATGTTTATAGTTATGGAATGATGCTATTAGAGATGGTTGGAGGtagaaaaaatgtgaaatcagtTGCTCAGAAATCAAGTGAAAAGTATTTTCCACATTGGATTTATGATCATTTTAGACAAGGTGATGGATTACAAGCATGTGAGGTCTCAAGTGAAGATGAAGGAATAGCCAAAAAGATGAGTGTGATTGGCCTGTGGTGCATCCAAATACTACCAATGCATCGCCCTACAATAGCAAAGGTTTTGGAAATGTTTGAGCGAGGTTTAGATGATTTGGACATGCCACCGAGACAAAACTTCAGCCAAATTCT CGAAGATCCATCTTAA